A genomic stretch from Sphingobacterium sp. ML3W includes:
- a CDS encoding DoxX family protein, translated as MKKRDKIIYWIATVWLSLGLVSTAIIQIFRIKTEGAGGVQNVDHLGYPDYILPLLGVWKILAVVALLSPRRPLLKEWAYAGIFFTVTGALYSHIVVGDSVGLIAPALLYLLLIAVSWYFRPSEKKFLYNH; from the coding sequence ATGAAAAAGAGGGATAAAATAATTTATTGGATTGCAACGGTATGGTTGTCCTTGGGGCTGGTATCTACAGCCATTATACAAATCTTTCGGATAAAAACTGAGGGAGCAGGTGGAGTACAAAATGTAGACCATCTGGGGTATCCGGACTATATCCTCCCACTACTAGGTGTCTGGAAAATATTAGCAGTCGTAGCACTGCTTTCACCAAGGAGACCGCTATTGAAAGAATGGGCTTATGCTGGTATTTTCTTCACGGTGACTGGTGCCTTGTATTCGCACATTGTTGTAGGAGATTCTGTTGGTCTCATAGCTCCGGCACTACTTTATCTGCTCCTTATTGCTGTGTCCTGGTATTTTAGACCTAGCGAGAAGAAGTTTTTATATAACCATTAG